Proteins encoded together in one Synechococcus sp. A15-62 window:
- a CDS encoding DedA family protein, with protein sequence MGLSDLITQLPELIGQAVEANQWLGYTAIFAAMFLENLFPPIPSELIMPLGGFYVQQGQLDLVPVVLAGLLGTVLGALPWYGIGRLINEERIEAWLQRHGRWIGISADELARSRRWFSRYGTALVFWGRLVPGIRTLISVPAGIEIMPMAPFLVWTTAGSLIWTALLTVAGMVLGEGYSNVEIWIDPVSKAVKVLLVVAVLAGTIWLGLRIWRRRQSSD encoded by the coding sequence ATGGGGCTTTCTGATCTGATCACACAGCTGCCGGAGTTGATCGGCCAGGCGGTGGAGGCGAACCAGTGGCTGGGTTACACCGCGATCTTCGCGGCGATGTTTCTTGAGAATCTGTTCCCGCCGATTCCATCCGAGCTGATCATGCCCCTCGGGGGCTTTTACGTGCAGCAGGGTCAGCTAGATCTGGTGCCCGTGGTGCTGGCCGGTTTGCTGGGCACGGTACTCGGTGCCCTGCCCTGGTACGGGATCGGACGGTTGATCAACGAGGAGCGGATCGAAGCTTGGTTGCAACGCCATGGTCGCTGGATTGGCATCAGTGCCGATGAGTTGGCCCGCAGCCGCCGCTGGTTCAGCCGCTACGGCACCGCCCTGGTGTTCTGGGGGCGATTGGTGCCTGGCATTCGTACGCTGATCTCTGTCCCCGCGGGCATTGAAATAATGCCGATGGCGCCGTTCCTGGTCTGGACCACCGCCGGCAGCCTGATCTGGACTGCCCTGCTCACCGTGGCCGGCATGGTTCTCGGAGAGGGCTATAGCAATGTTGAGATCTGGATTGACCCTGTTTCCAAGGCGGTGAAGGTGTTGCTGGTGGTAGCGGTGCTGGCGGGCACGATTTGGTTGGGTCTGCGCATCTGGCGCCGGCGTCAGTCGTCTGATTGA
- a CDS encoding single-stranded DNA-binding protein, with product MGVNSVTLVGRAGRDPEVRYFESGSMVANLTMAVNRRSRDDEPDWFNLEIWGKQAQVAADYVKKGSLLGIIGSFKLDRWTDRASGEERSKPVVRVDRLELLGSKRDNQEAAGSFSGQASDEDIPF from the coding sequence ATGGGCGTTAATTCCGTCACCCTCGTCGGCCGTGCCGGCCGCGATCCCGAAGTGCGTTACTTCGAGTCCGGCAGCATGGTGGCCAACCTCACCATGGCGGTGAACCGTCGCAGCCGTGATGACGAACCCGACTGGTTCAACCTTGAGATCTGGGGCAAGCAGGCCCAGGTCGCCGCGGACTACGTGAAGAAGGGTTCCCTGCTCGGCATCATCGGCAGCTTCAAGCTGGACCGCTGGACCGACCGCGCCAGCGGCGAAGAGCGCAGCAAGCCCGTGGTCCGTGTGGATCGGCTCGAACTGCTCGGATCCAAACGCGACAACCAGGAGGCCGCCGGAAGCTTTAGCGGCCAGGCCTCCGATGAGGACATTCCCTTCTGA
- a CDS encoding rod shape-determining protein: MFFRRFQLSRDIGIDLGTANTLIYVSGRGIVLQEPSVVALDLERGTTMAVGDEAKLMLGRTPGNIRAVRPLRDGVIADFDAAEQMLKTFITKGNEGRGIMAPRLVVGIPSGVTGVERRAVREAGMAGAREVHLIDEPVAAAIGAGLPVTEPVGTMIVDIGGGTTEVAVLSLGGTVLSESVRVAGDEISDSIGVYLKKVHNMVVGERTAEEIKIRIGSAFPDDEFDQQSMDVRGLHLLSGLPRTINLKAGDLREAIAEPLNVIVEAVKRTLERTPPELAADIVDRGIMLAGGGALVRGISDLISHETGIFVHIAEDPLLCVVNGCGQVLEDWKRLQRVVDTPEFVRTAAGV, translated from the coding sequence GTGTTCTTCCGTCGTTTCCAGCTGTCGCGCGACATCGGCATCGACCTGGGCACCGCTAATACCCTGATCTACGTTTCAGGACGCGGCATTGTTCTGCAAGAGCCCTCCGTGGTGGCTCTAGACCTCGAGCGTGGTACCACCATGGCCGTAGGAGATGAAGCCAAGTTGATGCTTGGCCGCACCCCCGGAAACATCCGGGCCGTCCGCCCGTTACGCGACGGGGTGATTGCCGATTTCGATGCCGCTGAGCAGATGCTTAAAACCTTCATCACCAAGGGAAATGAAGGCCGCGGCATCATGGCTCCTCGCCTCGTGGTCGGCATTCCCAGTGGTGTAACCGGTGTGGAGCGCCGCGCCGTACGCGAAGCCGGCATGGCTGGGGCTCGCGAGGTTCACCTGATTGATGAGCCGGTGGCAGCCGCCATCGGTGCTGGTCTTCCGGTCACCGAGCCCGTTGGAACGATGATTGTCGATATCGGCGGCGGCACCACTGAGGTGGCGGTGTTGAGCCTGGGCGGAACGGTGCTGAGTGAATCCGTACGTGTTGCTGGCGATGAGATCAGTGACTCCATTGGCGTTTACTTGAAAAAGGTGCACAACATGGTCGTCGGCGAGCGCACGGCCGAGGAGATCAAGATCCGCATCGGCTCCGCCTTCCCCGACGACGAGTTTGATCAGCAGTCGATGGATGTGCGTGGCTTGCATCTGCTCTCCGGTTTGCCCCGCACGATCAACCTCAAGGCCGGTGACCTGCGCGAAGCGATTGCCGAGCCGCTCAATGTGATTGTCGAAGCGGTGAAGCGCACGCTGGAGCGCACGCCCCCTGAGCTGGCAGCCGACATCGTTGACCGTGGCATCATGCTGGCCGGTGGTGGTGCATTGGTGCGGGGCATCAGCGACCTGATCAGCCATGAGACCGGCATCTTTGTCCACATCGCAGAAGACCCTCTCCTCTGTGTGGTGAACGGTTGCGGTCAAGTGCTGGAGGACTGGAAACGTCTGCAGCGAGTGGTCGATACCCCGGAATTCGTCCGAACTGCGGCAGGCGTCTGA
- the mreC gene encoding rod shape-determining protein MreC has protein sequence MAPTLRPGKSRWRGLGQLTPWLLLVAGLLMVRLSKGAGFTDAYALLSRPFWPGPAQREWVTAAADLEERSRLKLLEDDNRRLRGLLELQQHGVADGEVSAAVISRSSRGWWQQLQLGKGSLQGIGQGDAVLGPGGLVGRIASVTPATARVKLLTAPGHEIGVWLPRSRRHGLLVGRGSSRLSLRFIDKDPDVRPGDLVATSPASTLLPPNVPVGVIQVVDEQAVPAPTAVVQLIAAPEAIDWVQVQTR, from the coding sequence ATGGCCCCGACGCTCCGTCCCGGCAAGAGCCGCTGGCGCGGACTGGGGCAACTCACCCCTTGGCTGCTGCTTGTGGCCGGGCTGCTGATGGTTCGTCTGAGCAAGGGGGCTGGTTTCACCGATGCCTATGCCCTGCTCAGCCGACCGTTCTGGCCTGGGCCTGCCCAGAGGGAATGGGTGACCGCCGCGGCCGATCTGGAGGAGCGCTCTCGCCTGAAGCTGTTGGAAGACGACAACCGTCGTCTGCGTGGACTGTTGGAGCTCCAGCAACATGGGGTTGCTGATGGGGAGGTGTCAGCTGCTGTGATCTCCCGCTCGTCGCGGGGCTGGTGGCAGCAACTGCAGCTGGGCAAGGGCTCGCTGCAGGGCATCGGTCAGGGCGATGCGGTTCTGGGTCCAGGTGGTCTGGTGGGGCGTATCGCCAGCGTGACCCCGGCGACGGCGCGGGTGAAATTGCTCACCGCCCCGGGCCATGAGATTGGTGTGTGGCTGCCCCGCAGCCGCCGCCACGGATTGCTGGTGGGCCGGGGCAGCAGTCGCCTCTCGCTCCGCTTCATCGACAAGGATCCCGACGTGCGTCCGGGGGATCTCGTCGCCACGTCTCCTGCTAGCACCCTGTTGCCCCCCAACGTGCCGGTGGGGGTGATCCAGGTGGTGGATGAGCAGGCAGTTCCCGCCCCCACGGCGGTGGTGCAGTTGATCGCTGCACCGGAGGCGATCGATTGGGTGCAGGTGCAGACCCGTTGA
- a CDS encoding rod shape-determining protein MreD → MPRLHRQPICVASALVVPFLALASPPWLAIDGVGPAWAVLWLLPWALVDGPVSGALAGVALGLVLDGLNLAGLSQVPALLLLGWWWGRLGRRAAPIQRSLNLGLLAWLGSLGLGLSLILQLWWRQGGALDPLTQSWGLQTLWCEALITGLLAPLLVSLQLLLWRRRVSS, encoded by the coding sequence ATGCCTCGACTGCACCGACAACCGATTTGCGTGGCCTCGGCTTTGGTGGTGCCGTTTCTGGCCCTGGCGTCGCCGCCATGGTTGGCCATTGATGGGGTCGGTCCTGCCTGGGCTGTGCTCTGGCTGTTGCCCTGGGCGCTTGTGGATGGTCCGGTCTCGGGCGCCTTGGCGGGTGTGGCTTTAGGGCTGGTGCTGGATGGTCTCAACCTCGCTGGTTTGAGTCAGGTGCCGGCGCTGCTGCTGTTGGGCTGGTGGTGGGGACGGCTGGGGCGGCGCGCAGCACCGATTCAACGCAGCCTGAATCTGGGCTTGTTGGCCTGGCTTGGCTCCCTGGGGCTTGGTTTGTCGTTGATCCTGCAGCTCTGGTGGCGTCAAGGCGGAGCCTTGGATCCCCTCACCCAGAGCTGGGGTCTGCAGACCCTGTGGTGTGAGGCCCTGATCACGGGTTTGCTGGCGCCGCTATTGGTGTCGTTGCAGTTGCTGCTTTGGCGAAGGAGGGTCTCCTCATGA
- a CDS encoding ABC transporter substrate-binding protein, with translation MSLNRRDLLLGAAAFGLAACAPRNPRSRALDLWTLQLAPKFNPYFADVLGVWSRLHPGAPVRWTDLPWGSVERKLLAAVFARTAPDVVNLNPPFAANLASKGGLADLTPLLPADAAGRYLPSVWQACRDPDAGQIAVPWYLTVRLSLVNRALLDQAGIAAPPSRWDQVPAFAHRIRERTGRYGLFLTTVPDDSAELLETLVQMGVTLLDSQRRAAFDSPAGRRAFRFWSDLYREGFLPREVVSQGQRRAIELFQSGDLALAATGAEFLRSIQTNAPGVAAVTEPHPPLTGADGTANVALMTLAVPRQSQRAQEAVDFALFLTNADQQARFAAEARVLPSSLEALARVRRELEQQVPATDAERQIRQARLLSASTLDRARVLVPAMPGIKRLQKILYTQMQRAMLAQVSPEQALAAAALEWNRYARSRWPEVAGNS, from the coding sequence ATGAGCCTCAACCGTCGGGATCTGCTGCTGGGGGCAGCGGCCTTCGGGCTGGCGGCCTGCGCTCCCAGGAACCCACGGAGCAGGGCATTGGATTTGTGGACCCTGCAATTGGCCCCCAAGTTCAACCCTTATTTCGCGGATGTTCTGGGGGTATGGAGCCGTCTCCATCCGGGCGCACCTGTGCGCTGGACGGATCTGCCCTGGGGGTCCGTGGAACGCAAGTTGCTGGCTGCGGTGTTTGCCCGCACGGCCCCGGATGTGGTGAACCTCAATCCGCCCTTCGCGGCCAATCTGGCCAGCAAAGGTGGCCTGGCCGACTTGACCCCGCTGCTGCCGGCTGACGCCGCTGGTCGCTATCTGCCCTCGGTGTGGCAGGCCTGTCGTGACCCCGATGCCGGGCAGATCGCTGTGCCCTGGTATCTCACGGTGCGGCTGAGTCTGGTGAATCGGGCGCTGTTGGATCAAGCCGGAATTGCAGCACCGCCCAGCCGTTGGGATCAGGTCCCGGCCTTCGCCCATCGCATCCGAGAGCGCACGGGCCGTTACGGGCTGTTCCTCACCACCGTGCCGGATGACTCCGCCGAGCTCCTCGAAACCCTGGTGCAGATGGGGGTGACCCTGCTGGATTCCCAACGCCGGGCCGCCTTCGACAGCCCGGCGGGGCGCCGGGCCTTCCGTTTCTGGAGTGATCTCTACCGCGAGGGGTTTTTGCCTCGGGAGGTGGTGAGTCAGGGGCAACGCCGGGCGATCGAGTTGTTCCAGAGCGGTGATCTGGCCCTGGCGGCCACGGGGGCGGAGTTTCTGCGCAGCATCCAAACCAATGCGCCTGGGGTGGCAGCGGTGACGGAGCCCCATCCCCCGCTGACCGGTGCAGATGGCACGGCCAATGTGGCGTTGATGACGTTGGCGGTGCCGCGTCAGAGCCAGCGCGCCCAAGAAGCCGTGGATTTTGCGCTGTTCCTGACCAATGCTGATCAACAGGCCCGCTTCGCTGCGGAGGCCCGGGTCTTGCCGTCGTCGCTGGAGGCCTTGGCCCGGGTGCGGCGTGAATTGGAGCAGCAGGTTCCTGCCACCGATGCGGAGCGTCAGATTCGCCAGGCTCGATTGCTCTCGGCCAGCACGTTGGATCGGGCCCGGGTGTTGGTGCCGGCGATGCCGGGGATCAAGCGCCTGCAGAAGATCCTTTACACCCAGATGCAGCGGGCGATGTTGGCCCAGGTCAGCCCTGAACAAGCCCTTGCAGCCGCGGCGTTGGAATGGAACCGATATGCCCGTTCGCGATGGCCTGAGGTCGCCGGCAATTCTTAA
- the rpaB gene encoding response regulator transcription factor RpaB, translated as MTGDLPSQPKATVLVVDDEAAVRRVLVMRLQLSGYRVICAEDGEQALEMFHNESPDLVVLDVMLPKLDGFAVCRRLRAESCVPIIFLSAVEAISERVAGLDLGADDYLPKPFSPKELEARIATILRRVGRGNAVVESRELPTGQGVLRLGDLVVDTNRRQVTRGSERINLTYTEFSLLELLFRDPGHVVPRAEILEQLWGYPPRRAADLRVVDVYVARLRGKLEPDPRNPELILTVRGIGYASQRMGEASAAG; from the coding sequence ATGACGGGCGACCTGCCCTCACAACCGAAAGCGACCGTTCTTGTCGTTGATGACGAGGCTGCAGTCCGGCGCGTTTTGGTGATGCGCCTGCAGCTGTCGGGCTACCGCGTCATCTGTGCTGAGGATGGTGAACAAGCCCTGGAAATGTTCCACAACGAGTCTCCCGATCTGGTGGTACTCGATGTGATGCTGCCCAAGCTCGATGGCTTTGCCGTGTGCCGCCGCCTGCGGGCTGAATCCTGCGTGCCGATCATTTTCCTCTCCGCGGTTGAAGCCATCTCCGAGCGGGTGGCTGGCCTTGATCTGGGCGCCGACGACTACTTGCCCAAGCCCTTTAGCCCCAAGGAGCTCGAGGCACGCATCGCCACGATTCTGCGCAGGGTGGGCCGGGGTAATGCTGTTGTCGAAAGCCGCGAATTGCCCACTGGGCAAGGCGTTTTGCGGCTCGGAGATTTGGTGGTGGACACCAACCGACGCCAGGTGACGCGGGGTTCAGAGCGCATCAACCTCACCTACACGGAGTTCAGCCTGCTGGAGTTGCTGTTCCGCGATCCCGGCCATGTCGTGCCCCGAGCCGAAATTCTTGAGCAACTCTGGGGTTATCCCCCCCGCCGTGCAGCCGATCTGCGCGTGGTGGATGTCTATGTGGCGCGTCTGCGCGGAAAACTGGAGCCTGACCCCCGGAATCCCGAGCTGATTCTCACGGTGCGGGGCATTGGTTATGCCTCCCAGCGCATGGGCGAGGCCTCCGCTGCCGGTTGA
- the lysS gene encoding lysine--tRNA ligase, producing MSELRDTRLEKAKTLKELGQGPYALTFSPSHRMAELQETHADLPKGEERDVSISVAGRVMTRRVMGKLAFFTLADETGSIQLFLEKAGLEAQQEGWFKQITSLVDSGDWLGVSGTLRRTDRGELSVKVSDWRMLTKALQPLPDKWHGLADVEKRYRQRYLDLVVSPDSRETFRRRARLVSGIRRWLDQRDFLEIETPVLQSEPGGADARPFETHHNALDLPLTLRIATELHLKRLVVGGFERVYELGRIFRNEGVSTRHNPEFTSVEIYQAYSDYIGMMELTEQMVSAVCEEVCGTTTITYQGTEIDLAPPWRRATMHELVQDATGLDFNGFSTREEAAAAMTAKGLHAPELADSVGRLLNEAFEQAVETTLIQPTFVTDYPVEISPLARPHRSKPGLVERFELFIVGREHANAFSELTDPVDQRQRLEAQQARKAAGDLEAQGLDEDFVMALEVGMPPTAGLGIGIDRLVMLLTDSPSIRDVIAFPLLRPESRKGEPPSVE from the coding sequence GTGTCTGAGCTGCGCGACACCCGTCTTGAAAAGGCCAAGACTTTGAAAGAGCTGGGGCAGGGTCCCTACGCCCTCACCTTCAGCCCCAGCCACCGCATGGCTGAGCTGCAGGAGACCCATGCCGATCTGCCCAAGGGGGAAGAGCGGGACGTCAGCATTTCCGTGGCGGGGCGGGTGATGACCCGCCGTGTGATGGGAAAGTTGGCCTTTTTCACTCTGGCCGATGAGACGGGCTCCATCCAGCTGTTCCTGGAGAAGGCGGGGCTGGAGGCCCAGCAAGAGGGCTGGTTCAAACAGATCACCTCATTGGTGGACAGTGGCGACTGGCTTGGGGTGAGCGGCACCCTGCGTCGCACCGACCGTGGTGAACTGTCGGTGAAAGTGAGCGACTGGCGCATGCTCACCAAGGCGCTGCAGCCCCTTCCCGACAAGTGGCATGGATTGGCCGACGTTGAGAAGCGCTACCGCCAGCGTTACCTGGATCTGGTTGTGTCTCCCGACAGCCGGGAGACGTTCCGGCGCCGGGCCCGCCTGGTGAGCGGCATTCGCCGCTGGCTCGATCAGCGTGATTTTCTCGAGATCGAGACCCCTGTGCTGCAAAGCGAACCCGGTGGCGCTGACGCGCGACCGTTCGAGACCCATCACAACGCCCTCGACCTGCCCCTCACCCTGCGGATTGCCACTGAGTTGCACCTCAAGCGCCTGGTGGTGGGCGGCTTTGAGCGGGTGTATGAGCTGGGCCGGATCTTCCGCAATGAAGGGGTCAGCACCCGCCACAACCCCGAGTTCACCTCGGTGGAGATCTATCAGGCCTACAGCGACTACATCGGGATGATGGAGCTCACCGAGCAGATGGTCAGCGCGGTGTGTGAAGAGGTCTGCGGCACGACCACCATCACCTACCAGGGCACCGAGATCGATCTGGCACCGCCTTGGCGGCGCGCCACGATGCACGAGCTCGTGCAGGACGCGACGGGGCTTGATTTCAATGGCTTCAGCACGCGGGAAGAGGCGGCCGCGGCGATGACCGCCAAGGGTCTGCATGCACCTGAACTGGCCGACTCGGTGGGCCGTCTGCTCAATGAAGCCTTTGAGCAAGCGGTGGAGACGACCCTGATTCAGCCCACCTTCGTCACCGATTACCCGGTGGAGATTTCGCCCCTGGCCCGGCCCCATCGCAGCAAGCCAGGCCTGGTGGAGCGCTTTGAGTTGTTCATCGTCGGCCGCGAGCACGCCAATGCCTTCAGTGAGCTCACCGATCCTGTGGATCAACGCCAGCGCCTCGAGGCCCAGCAGGCGCGCAAGGCGGCGGGCGACCTGGAAGCGCAGGGGTTGGACGAGGATTTCGTCATGGCCCTGGAGGTGGGCATGCCCCCCACGGCAGGTCTGGGGATCGGCATCGACCGGCTGGTGATGCTGCTTACCGACAGCCCTTCGATTCGGGATGTGATCGCCTTCCCGCTGTTGCGGCCGGAGTCCCGCAAGGGAGAACCACCCTCAGTGGAATAA
- a CDS encoding hercynine metabolism protein, translating to MSSWLEQLERELDARLSAFLRNNPVQDQLFSEQHLKDRAGALQRQRQQLQGEAKQQRQQLLRLAEDVRAWRSRVDRAKEAGAADLAGRAEQHLTSLMNQGRALWADLEDLGRRFNEVERLLKELQQQQKTPSPSTLEKDWALFEAEQELEQLRRDAGLR from the coding sequence ATGAGCAGCTGGCTGGAGCAGTTGGAACGGGAGCTGGACGCCAGGCTCTCCGCCTTTCTGCGCAACAACCCCGTTCAGGACCAGCTGTTCAGCGAGCAACACCTGAAGGACCGAGCTGGCGCCCTGCAACGGCAACGCCAACAACTGCAAGGCGAAGCGAAGCAGCAACGCCAACAGCTGCTGCGACTGGCAGAGGACGTGCGGGCCTGGCGCAGCCGGGTAGACCGCGCCAAGGAGGCCGGCGCAGCCGATCTGGCCGGACGAGCTGAACAACATCTCACCAGCCTGATGAACCAGGGACGTGCCCTCTGGGCCGACCTGGAGGATCTTGGACGCCGCTTCAACGAGGTGGAGCGACTGCTGAAAGAACTTCAGCAGCAACAGAAAACGCCCAGCCCCTCAACACTCGAGAAGGACTGGGCGTTGTTTGAAGCGGAACAGGAGCTGGAACAGCTGCGCCGCGACGCTGGGCTGAGGTAG
- a CDS encoding hercynine metabolism small protein → MKSDERRQAIRQQRERLIQDLEAVYMAAFDRLGELEGEVGEVKAAQLTQMILNSKTAAIEPLEKEIEKPVITTPDEA, encoded by the coding sequence ATGAAATCAGACGAACGGCGTCAGGCAATCAGACAACAGCGTGAGCGGCTGATCCAAGACCTTGAGGCGGTGTACATGGCGGCCTTTGATCGCCTGGGGGAATTGGAAGGTGAGGTGGGCGAGGTGAAAGCGGCGCAGCTCACCCAGATGATCCTCAACTCCAAAACAGCCGCAATCGAGCCCCTGGAAAAAGAAATCGAAAAACCGGTGATCACCACCCCAGACGAGGCATGA
- the egtD gene encoding L-histidine N(alpha)-methyltransferase: MSISLINLHPSPADLQQLVQDGLKRSPRQLPAWLLYDAEGSRLFAEICKQPEYTLTNREIALLELHADAIAAATGPGMVVEFGIGNARKVDPLLTALGSSVFAALDISLSALEEALSGLAVRHPNTAMVGICCDHTQLNELPAHPALDRQRRIGFFPGSSLGNFTPEDAVAFLRNARQLLAGGPLLLGLDQPREQALMEAAYDDTAGFSAAFALNLLQRLNRDLQGDADPAQFRYRARWQEQQQRIEMALVSTQDQTVHLAGEPWAFKKNDAWITEHSVKYSPEAAADLANHAGWRIERRWEDPHQQMALHLLLPAD, from the coding sequence ATGAGCATCAGCCTGATCAACCTCCATCCATCGCCAGCAGATCTGCAGCAGCTGGTGCAGGACGGCTTGAAGCGCAGCCCTCGGCAGCTACCGGCCTGGCTGCTTTACGACGCCGAGGGATCCCGGCTGTTCGCCGAGATCTGCAAGCAACCGGAATACACACTCACCAACCGGGAGATCGCCCTGCTGGAGCTGCACGCTGACGCCATCGCCGCCGCCACAGGCCCTGGAATGGTGGTGGAATTCGGCATCGGCAATGCCCGCAAGGTGGATCCGCTGCTCACAGCCCTCGGCAGCAGCGTCTTCGCCGCGCTGGACATCAGCCTCAGTGCCCTGGAGGAGGCCCTCTCCGGCCTCGCAGTCCGGCACCCCAACACCGCCATGGTGGGGATCTGCTGTGACCACACCCAACTGAACGAGCTGCCGGCGCATCCCGCCCTGGACAGACAGCGCCGCATCGGCTTTTTCCCCGGCAGCTCCCTGGGCAACTTCACCCCGGAGGACGCCGTGGCCTTCCTCCGCAATGCCCGCCAGCTGCTGGCTGGAGGCCCTCTGCTGCTGGGGCTTGATCAACCTCGGGAACAGGCCCTGATGGAAGCCGCCTACGACGACACTGCCGGCTTCTCAGCCGCCTTCGCCCTCAACCTGCTGCAGCGGCTGAACCGCGACCTCCAGGGCGATGCCGATCCCGCGCAGTTCCGCTACCGGGCCCGCTGGCAAGAGCAGCAGCAGAGGATCGAAATGGCTCTGGTAAGCACGCAGGATCAAACCGTGCATCTGGCCGGCGAACCCTGGGCCTTCAAGAAAAACGACGCCTGGATCACCGAACACAGCGTCAAATACTCCCCAGAAGCTGCAGCAGACCTCGCGAACCATGCCGGATGGCGGATTGAGCGCCGCTGGGAGGATCCGCACCAGCAAATGGCTCTGCATCTGCTTTTGCCGGCAGACTGA
- the egtB gene encoding ergothioneine biosynthesis protein EgtB produces MLLDTLLAVRRRSEALIAPLEPEDLMLQGMADASPPKWHLGHTTWFFDTFVLQPHAPGHQACDPLWSFQFNSYYEAVGARHPRPQRGLLSRPAIADVLTWRQRVDTELEALLQDPREGVTALLELGLQHEQQHQELLLMDLLDGFQRQPLEPVYSPEAELKLQVAPEQWLPCPGGLAEIGHQGDGFHFDNETPRHRVWLEPFELSSTLVNNAAYAAFIADGGYQRPELWMSEGWALVQQHQWEAPRYWREEHTEFSLAGRRRRDPQAPVRHLSWFEADAFARWSGGRLPTEAEWEYALGLHGSAMKHAHRVLWQWTASAYSPYPGFRPVEGAIGEYNGKFMSSQMVLRGSSWLTPPGHERDSYRNFFPPASRWMASGIRLAR; encoded by the coding sequence CGGCGCCGCAGCGAAGCTCTGATTGCGCCTCTGGAGCCCGAAGATCTGATGCTCCAGGGAATGGCGGATGCCAGCCCGCCAAAATGGCATTTAGGCCACACCACCTGGTTCTTCGACACCTTCGTGCTGCAGCCCCATGCGCCAGGGCACCAGGCGTGCGATCCACTCTGGAGTTTTCAGTTCAACTCCTATTACGAGGCCGTCGGCGCCCGCCACCCCCGGCCGCAGCGGGGCCTGCTCAGCCGCCCGGCCATCGCCGACGTGCTGACCTGGCGCCAACGGGTGGATACCGAGCTGGAGGCGCTGCTGCAGGATCCGCGGGAAGGGGTTACGGCCCTGCTGGAGCTGGGGCTGCAGCACGAACAGCAACACCAGGAACTGCTGCTGATGGACCTCCTGGATGGCTTCCAGCGCCAACCGTTGGAGCCCGTCTACAGCCCCGAGGCCGAGCTGAAACTACAGGTAGCGCCAGAGCAATGGCTGCCCTGCCCCGGCGGTTTGGCGGAGATCGGCCACCAGGGTGACGGGTTCCACTTCGACAACGAAACACCACGGCACCGTGTGTGGCTGGAGCCGTTTGAGCTGAGCAGCACCCTGGTGAACAACGCTGCCTATGCCGCCTTCATCGCCGATGGGGGCTATCAGCGCCCCGAGCTGTGGATGAGTGAAGGCTGGGCCCTGGTGCAACAGCACCAGTGGGAAGCCCCGCGCTATTGGAGGGAGGAGCACACGGAGTTCAGCCTGGCGGGCCGTCGCCGCCGCGATCCCCAGGCTCCGGTGCGTCACCTGAGCTGGTTTGAGGCGGATGCCTTTGCCCGCTGGAGTGGAGGCCGACTCCCCACCGAAGCGGAATGGGAGTACGCCTTGGGCCTGCATGGCAGCGCCATGAAGCACGCCCACCGGGTGCTGTGGCAATGGACCGCCAGTGCCTACAGCCCCTATCCGGGGTTTCGCCCAGTGGAAGGGGCGATCGGCGAATACAACGGCAAATTCATGAGTTCCCAGATGGTGCTGCGGGGCAGCAGCTGGCTCACTCCCCCTGGCCATGAGCGCGACAGCTACCGGAATTTCTTCCCGCCAGCGAGCCGCTGGATGGCCTCTGGAATACGTCTGGCCCGATGA